The following coding sequences lie in one Longimicrobium sp. genomic window:
- a CDS encoding HEAT repeat domain-containing protein, whose protein sequence is MNTIESFVRRPLPRAAAMAGLALVLVPAALFCGVERPRAETTEAQESGARPLLAAVRGISPVACELVSQSVGNGWGMGGGDAEDAPSLVQRDEATGRVLAWLGAQSASADDVAALRDGLGDPDACVRRVSARLLGRRRFEGGTDALLTALRSGEPLRRDAAVLGLGYAGDPRSVAPLAAL, encoded by the coding sequence ATGAACACGATCGAATCATTCGTGCGGCGGCCCCTTCCGAGGGCCGCCGCCATGGCCGGGCTCGCCCTCGTCCTGGTGCCGGCGGCGCTTTTCTGCGGCGTCGAGCGCCCGCGGGCCGAGACGACGGAGGCGCAGGAGAGCGGCGCGCGTCCGCTGCTGGCCGCGGTGCGCGGGATCTCGCCGGTGGCTTGCGAGCTGGTGTCGCAGTCGGTCGGCAACGGGTGGGGGATGGGCGGCGGCGACGCGGAGGACGCGCCCTCCCTGGTGCAGCGCGACGAAGCGACCGGCCGCGTGCTCGCCTGGCTCGGCGCCCAGTCCGCGTCGGCCGACGACGTGGCGGCGCTGCGCGACGGGCTGGGCGACCCGGATGCCTGCGTCCGCCGCGTCTCCGCCAGGCTGCTGGGAAGGCGGCGCTTCGAAGGCGGGACGGATGCCCTCCTCACCGCGCTGCGCTCCGGCGAGCCGCTGCGGCGCGACGCGGCGGTGCTGGGGCTGGGCTACGCGGGCGATCCGCGCTCCGTCGCCCCGCTCGCCGCGCT